From Gammaproteobacteria bacterium, a single genomic window includes:
- the grpE gene encoding nucleotide exchange factor GrpE, with translation MVDEQRPELQDSLEETGPGGAGETELHVLLEDARAKADDHWNQYLRLQAEIDNLRKRHQRDLENAHKYALDRFAVELLPVKDSLEMGIAAAEGQAIDPARLKEGSELTLKMLASVMEKFCIVEVNPQGERFDPQFHEAMSLQERTDVEANTVVTVVQKGYLLNDRLIRPAMVIVSKRPPEDAPRVDARA, from the coding sequence ATGGTCGATGAGCAGCGTCCCGAACTGCAAGACAGCCTCGAAGAGACTGGCCCCGGCGGTGCCGGTGAGACCGAGTTGCATGTGCTCCTGGAGGATGCCCGCGCCAAGGCGGACGACCACTGGAACCAGTACCTGCGTCTGCAGGCCGAGATCGACAATCTCCGCAAGCGCCACCAGCGCGATCTGGAGAATGCCCACAAATACGCGCTCGACCGGTTCGCCGTCGAGCTGCTGCCGGTGAAGGACAGTCTGGAGATGGGCATCGCCGCCGCGGAGGGCCAGGCCATCGACCCGGCCAGGCTCAAGGAAGGCAGTGAGCTGACCCTGAAGATGCTCGCCTCGGTCATGGAGAAGTTCTGCATTGTCGAGGTGAACCCCCAGGGGGAGCGCTTCGATCCGCAGTTCCACGAGGCCATGTCCCTGCAGGAGCGCACCGATGTCGAGGCCAACACCGTCGTTACGGTGGTGCAGAAGGGTTATCTGCTCAACGATCGTCTGATCCGGCCGGCCATGGTGATCGTATCCAAGCGACCACCGGAGGACGCGCCGCGCGTCGACGCCCGGGCTTGA